The proteins below are encoded in one region of bacterium:
- the fliE gene encoding flagellar hook-basal body complex protein FliE produces MKQISLIDLKPVLFKQPSPPATPPKDDVPSFSEVIKEAIQKVDDLQSTADQNLQDFMTHKNKDLHEVMISWEKADTSLKLLMQVRSKVLEAYQEIMRMPV; encoded by the coding sequence ATGAAACAGATCAGCCTCATTGATTTGAAACCGGTGCTATTCAAGCAGCCATCACCGCCCGCAACTCCTCCCAAGGATGATGTGCCCTCATTCAGTGAGGTCATCAAGGAAGCGATCCAGAAAGTCGATGATCTGCAGTCAACCGCGGACCAGAACCTGCAGGACTTCATGACTCATAAGAACAAAGACCTTCACGAGGTCATGATTTCCTGGGAGAAGGCGGACACATCGTTAAAACTTTTAATGCAGGTTCGCTCCAAGGTTCTGGAGGCTTACCAGGAAATTATGAGAATGCCTGTCTGA